ACTTCGTTGATGTGAACGATCTCGAAGTCGGGCCAGTCCCAAGCGGCGCGAAAACCGAGTCGTCCCATTCGACCAAATCCGTTGATTCCAATTCGGATACTCATTTGTCAGCCCCTTTTTGCGATGGCTTTTTTTTGTTGGTTTGCTTCTTCGACGCTGCGTCGCATCGGGTCGGAGTGCAGAGCTCCGGCCGCCCCTGGCAACAATCCTCGGTGAGGAATCCCATCAAGCAATTCATCCCTTGGACATTGATCGCATAGATCACCGATCGTCCCTCTTTGTGCGAAACGACAAGCCCCGCGTGCGAAAGCTCCTTCAAGTGGAAGGAGAGCGTGGCCGAAGGGATGCGAAGTTTTTCGGCGATTTGTCCAGCGGACAGCCCTTCGGGGCCTAGCTTGGCGAGCAACCGAAACACCTCCAGCCGAGATTCCTGGGCGAGTGCCGACAGCGCGATGACAGCTTCTTTTATTTCCATGATTCCAAATCTATGGAAATGTCAAATGGCGTCAATCGGAAAAGGGGAGGGCTTCATGGATTCTTAACAGGGGCTTGGCGGTATCGTCTTCTTTTTCGTCGCTTCAAGTTATTGTGCGATCGACAAAGTGCCTCGAGATTAACCGCGTTCGAGCTCCGCCTCCTGGAGACCTTGCGTGAAGCGGGATGGGGATTTGGCGGACTGAGTGGCTGTCAGTGCAATACTAAGGTAGGCCCCACACGCCAGCCCAAATGAATTGGCTGCGTCCGCGACGATTCCAAGGTCTAATCGCGTTTCGCGATGCCAGATCAATCGCCGCTGACGCGCCAGCGGGCTCGGAATAGCCAGATCATGATCCCCATCATGCTCGCTAGCAGGCAGATCGAGACGCCGAAGTAGGCGGCCAGAAGCGAGAGGTCGCCGACGTTGGCGATCTCGCTGCCGTCGAGGCTCAGGTCGGCGTTGAGCGGCACCGAGATGGCCGCCACAAACGGACTC
Above is a genomic segment from Rosistilla ulvae containing:
- a CDS encoding ArsR/SmtB family transcription factor produces the protein MEIKEAVIALSALAQESRLEVFRLLAKLGPEGLSAGQIAEKLRIPSATLSFHLKELSHAGLVVSHKEGRSVIYAINVQGMNCLMGFLTEDCCQGRPELCTPTRCDAASKKQTNKKKPSQKGADK